The genomic interval TAACCCTTCAGTTATGGTAACGACGGCGGAGCGACGCTCCTGCGGGGCTTCTCTTCGATGGCATTGGCTCGGCGGGAGCCTCGCCCCACCTTAGTGGTCCATTTCATAAATACGCTCACGTTCGCGGCAAGGGATTTTTCGGCCAGACGAGGCGCGAGCGACGAGCATATCCCGAAGTGGATCTGTAAGGAGCGAGCAACGAAGTCTGGCGAAAAAGAACTGCCGCCCTTCGGGTTGCGCCGAATTTTGCCTGGGGCTGCGTTGCTCCTCGGTCACAGCCCCACTGGCGGGGGATGCTCGCTCGTCGCGCCTTGCCCCAGGCCAAATTGGGCGCAACGAACGTGAGCGTATTTACGAAACGGACCACTTAGGCTCTGTGCAAAACCGGAATTTATTTTTGCACGGACCCTTAATTGCCTTAACTGAGGGGTTACGCGTGACCCATTGACCCATTGTTCTTCGTGACGCGCGGGCGCAATGCCGTTAGAGTCGGCCCGAGTTTAGGCTTGCGCTCCAGTCGGAGGCAGGTGCATAAGCAAGCCGTTCGAGCGCTAGAGCCGGATGCTGAAGACTCTTGGTAAATGTAACGGTCGCGAAGCGGTTCCAAGCGGCCGGAGTCGCGGCGCCGAAGTCCGGGTGAAGGGACTCCGTCAGGACCAACACCATGCTAAAAAACATCTCAGCGTGAAAACGGTCGAGACGCATCGCGCGCACATTAAGGAGAAACTCAACCTGAAGAGCGCGACCGAGTTGGTCCAGCATGCCGTCCAGTGGCGGGAAACTTGAGAGCGTGTCCGAAAATTGCGCGAGGTCCTGCGGCGAGGGATTTTGGCTGTGGCCAAGGCGGCGAGGTCCAAGCATCCCCACCGCGGGCTGTAAGGACCGAGCCAACGCAGGCCACGGCCAAAAGACCCGCCGCCCGGAGGGTTTTCGCGCCTAAAGGCCGCCTGGCTTCGTTGCTCCTCAGTCGAAGATCCAGGGAGGATATTCTCCTTCGTCGCGCCTTGCCATTCGGCCTTTGGAGCCAAAACAGGACCCCGCG from Verrucomicrobiota bacterium carries:
- a CDS encoding response regulator transcription factor, with amino-acid sequence MLKTLGKCNGREAVPSGRSRGAEVRVKGLRQDQHHAKKHLSVKTVETHRAHIKEKLNLKSATELVQHAVQWRET